AGTGAGGACATCCCAGAAATCACTGTTAGGGTACGTTCAGAGGATGATACTGCCAGTGAAACGGTATCCGTCGGGCCAGAGGATGAGCCATTCTTTGCCGTCGATATCATCAGTGCTCCGGACGAAGTTGCTGAAGGTGATGATATTGATATTGACTACGAAATTGAAAACATCGGGGGAGATGAAGGCACGCAGAATATTGAGTTCAGGATTGATGACGAACTCGAAGCGACTGAAGAAGATGTGACGCTTAGTGCTGATGAGACGTTTTCTGAGATATTCAGCTATACAACAGACGCTGATGATATGCCCCAGGTTACTGCTAACGTTGCATCGGTGGATGATACCGCAACAACTGATATTCTTGTATCGGAACGAGGTGAGTTGTTGGTTGAGAATCTTGATACACCAGATACCGTTGAGCGTGGCGGTGATATTACAGTTAGTGCTGACATTGAGAACAATGGTCAAGCCCCACTTACACAAAATATTACGTTTAGTGTAACCGATGCTGAAACAGAAGAAGTCCTTCACACAGAAACAAGAGAAGAGTTTAACGTTGAAGGGTTTGCTACCGATTCCGTAAGCTTTGATTACGAAGTTGATGAAGGTCAAGATAATAACCTTGAAGTTAAAATTGCAACAGAAGATGATGCTGAGTCAGAATCCATTGCGGTAATTGCTCCTGATGCATCTGTATTTGTGAATGTTGATGAAGATGGCGTACAAGGCCAGCAAGATGTAGACACTACCTTTGATGTTAATCCCGCTGATGCCGATCCTGTCGAATACGGTGTATTTATCGAAATCGGTCCTAATGCAGAGGAGAGGTCTGTGACAATTGACGAAGAAGAATACACATTGACTGAAGACGCAGCAGAGAGCATAGAGGATCAAGATCCAACGGATATTCTTGACGCAAATACCTACGAAGACGCAGATCAAGCAGAGTTGAATATATTTAGGGACTCAATCGATACTAACGCAGAGGTTGAGAATGTAGATCAAGGTACTCAAACAACCTTAGAAGTCAATATCAATCCAATTTAGCACTAGATATTTCCATACAGCTTGAGTAAGCCATAATTCGGTCATATGTAGAACTGCACTGTCCACTCAAGTGCTGCGAATCACTGTACCGACGATGTTGGCCGCGTACGTTCTTCAGTCCAGGCTTTGTTACTTTTCGTGGAATCGATTGCGCAGGTTACCGCTTCCTCAGCAGAATCTGTTGGCGAAAATGTCTCTGACTCGCCATCGCCAAGGTCGTGAATTTCGTACAGTGCTTCGACGAGATCGTAGGTGAGACCGGAAGACAGACCAGTCAGTGCCTCAATTTGCCGGATCGTCACCTCGCCATTGCTGTGTGCTTTGATTAGATCATGGGCGAACACGAAGGTCACAAGACCGCACTCGTCACGGACTCGACCGATAACGGGATGTCTCTCTTCTCGCGCAACTAGTTTAGCTTTTGCAGGCTAAGTCCCCGCCCTACTCGCCCCCGCTGGTCGCTCCTTGAGGACAGAGACGTAGCTTGCAAAAGTTAATAACAGAATATCGTTTGGTAATCGATCGTTACTGTATCTCAAGGTCTGTTATCGCCGCTCCGGGACTTGCAGTGTACAATCAGCTTGTTGCTCAGGCAGTGTATACTAATGTGAGTTTGCGTTGAACACGACCGTAGCTCTGAACATGCGTGTGAGCATTCATGGACGACAATACAAGAAAAACAATCGCAACATTAGGAGGACTCTCAGTCATTGCTGGGGGCAGCTGCAGGCACAGGCGCATTTCTTTTCGAACAGAAGAACACACATACCTACCCACCAATATAACATTGGTACGCCATATCGTGATCAGATGATGCCGCAGTCCTGTGAGTTCGGTATCTCATGCTGGGATTTCCCATCCACCGACGACTTCCCTGTTGGCGTCCAATGGGCTTTTTTTGGAATCCCATTGATAGCTGGTATCTTGGATTCTCAACCCTCTCAACGTCACCCAATATGGATTGATCCTGTCTGTCTGCCGTCTCGACCTGACCTCCGCTCTATGCGGCCTCTCTTTCAACCGGCAATGACAACTGCGCGTGGTGGTCCAACGGAACTTCGTACTGGCGGTTGTTCTCTTTCTACCGATGGTGCTGGATCCATGCTCGGGGATACAGGCAGAGGTTTGTCTTCTGTATCGTTCGCTGACTACACGTATTTGTCCAATTATCACGTATGAAACATAACAGGCAACTTCGCGTTTTTTTCGTTACGACGGTGGTATTCATGTTCGCTGCTGTTGGGACAGCCGCGCTCGCAGTGCCAGCCATTGCCGATGAGCTAGAGGATGCTGAAGACTCTCCGGAAGCAGAGCTTGACAATCTTAAGCTTGATGGCACTGACTTGGAAGCTAATGATGTAACCATCGTCCAAGATGCGGATGTAAACATAACTGTTGAGGTTGAGAACGTCGACGACCAAGCCGCTGAGTTCGATGTTCAGTTCTGGATGGGTCAAGACCCCGACAAAATAACCGTTTACGAAAGCAAAACAACCAACAAGTTGGAGCCGGGAGAGACTGAGAAGGTGACGTTCACGGAGGTTACTGACGGGTTAGCCGCCGCTGACGACTACGATGTAATCGTGCAAGCGGCTGATGACGTCATTTTCGCCGAGGACACATTGGATGTTGAGGGCCCACAGTCAGAGTTTAGTAATCTCGAACTTGATGGCACTGACTTGAAAGCTGAAGATGTGACTATCACGGAAGGTGATGATAAAGAAATAACCGTTGAGGTTGAGAACGTTGGCGACCAAGCCGGTGATATCGACCTCCGGTTGGGGATTGATCAAAACGCTTCATTTACGGCCCCTGTTGGATTTAAGACAACCAGTGAGTTAGAGCCGGGGGAAACTGAGAAGGTGACGTTCACTGGGGTTACTGACGGGTTGTCCGCCGCTGGTGATTACAATGTGAGAGTATCTGACAGGCCGTGGACAGGCAGCATCCTCGCCGAGGACACATTGGATGTTGAGGGCCCACAGTCAGAGCTTGACAATCTTGAGCTTGACGGCACTGACTTGGAAGCTAAAGACGTGACCATCACCGAAGGTAGTGATGAAGAGATAACAATCAATGTAACGAACGCTGGCGAATACACTGGTGATTTCGATGTCCACTTGCATATTCTTGGTGATCGTAGAAGGTCTCTCACAGCGACGACCAGCGAGTTGGAGCCGGGAGAAACCGAGGAGGTGACGTTCACTGAGATCACTGAGTTTTTGCCCGTCGCTGACGACTACGATGTGGAAGTGTTCACGAGTGATGACTCCGTCCTTGCCGAGGACACATTGGATGTTGAACCGGGTCTAGAGTCAGAGCTTGACAATCTCGAACTTGATGGAACTGACTTGGAAGCTAATGATGTAACCATTACCATTGGTGATGATGAAGAGATAACCGTCAATGTGACCAACGCTGGCGATCAAGCAAATAAGTCTGTCGTTGAGTTCAGGATCGGCCAAAACATTTCTGATGGTGAGGTTGACTGGTATCGCAGCATGCCGACCAGCGAGTTGGAGCCAGGAGAAACTGAGGAGATGGCGTTCGATATCCGGTATGGCTTGTTCGGCGTGAGAGTCGCTGACGACTACGATGTGGAAATGTCCACGGGTAATGACACCATCCTTGCCGAGGACACATTGGACGTCGACGCGGGTACAGTGCCTGCAATTGATAATCTCGAACTTGGTGGGACTGACTTGGAAGCTAATAATGTAACCATCACGGAAGGTGACAATGAAGAAATAACCGTTGAAGTTGAGAACGTTGACGACCAGGTCAGTGAGTTCGATGTATTCTTGTCGATTGCTCAAGACATCCATGATGAGCAAGCGGCTGTTCTCGAAGGCAAAACAACCAGCGAGTTGGAGCCGGGAGAAACTGAGAAAGTGACGTTCACTGAGGTTACTGACGGGTTGGCCGTCGCTGACGACTACGGTGTAGCCGTGCTAGTGCAGGATGGATATGCTGATGAGGCCGTCGCTGCTGAGGACACATTGGATGTTAAACCGGGTCCAGAGTCAGAGTTTAATAATCTCGAACTTGATGGCACTGACTTGGAAGCTGAAGACGTGACCATCACGGAAGGTGACAATGAAGAAATAACCGTTGAAGTTGAGAATGTCGGCGACCAAGCCGATGAGTTCGATATCGACTTGATGATTGGTCAAGACATCTCAGGTGGTGATATCGACGTTTCCGAAGGCAAAACAACCGGCGAGTTGGAGTCAGGAGAAACTGCGGAGATGACGTTCACTGAGATTACCGACGGGTTAGCCGCCGCTGACGATTACGACGTGAAAGTGTCTACAGAAGATGACGTCGTCCTTGCTGAGGACACATTGGATGTTGAAGCCGACGAAGATGATGGCGGTAATGGCGGTGGATCACCTTCACCTTCACCTTCACCTTCTCCTTCACCAGATCCAGAGTCAGAACTCGCCAATCTTGACATTGCTGGTGAAGGTGATGACGCAACGATTACCGAAGGTGACGACGAAGACGTGAGCATTGACATAGAGAACGTTGGCGGTCAGGGAGGAATGTTTACAGTTGATCTGTTCATTGACAATGGTGAAGAAGTCGCTGTGAGTCAGGATGTTGATGATATCGCTGACGGCGAGGAGGTGACTGTGACCTTTGAGAATGTCACGGGCGATCTGGACGCCTCTGATTCACCATTCGATGTAACAGTCGAGGCTGATGATGATGCCCTCAAAGGTGACTTGGAAGTCGATGCTTCCCCCGAGTTAGAGTTAACTGATCTCAAACTCGCTGGTACTGACTTGGAAGCTGAGGATGTGAGTATCACTGAGGAAAATGATAGTGAGATAACGGTTGATGTTGAGAATGTCGGCGGTCAAGCTGACGATTTCGATGTTGAACTCTTCATTTATGGGGATGACCCCGCTGACGGCCCAGAAATTGAGCAGACCGAGACAACGGATGAGTTGGCGCCGGGTGACACGGAGACGGTGACGTTCACTGAGTTCGCTGACGATTTAGCCGTGGCTGACAGCTATGATGTGGCAGTCTCAACAGAGGATGATGATATCCTTACAGAGGACACACTGGATGTTGAGGAAGAAGATGGTGATGACGGAATTCCTGGATTTGGAATTGCTGCCGCCGTTATTGCGGTTTTCATCGCGACAGTAGTTTTGCGATATCGAAACTAACGTGTGGCTATCTTAGTGAACTGCCTCGGTGTCAAGCCCTGAGGCTTGTTAGTGGACTCCCGTTCTACCCAAAGATGACTTGGTAGGTCTGGTCTGACCATTCACGTTCACCATCCCTAACTTCGAAGACTGGTTGACAGACAGCCCGTAACTCACAACGCTTCTGGCTGTGAGTCACTATTAATAGCTACGATTTCAAACCATTTACATAGATTGCATTCTGTCATGTGTCGGCTTCCTCCACGAGGGCAAGTCATTCGAGAATCTTCGATTCTCGTGATCACAAAAACCGGAGGTTTTCGAACGACCCCGAGGCACTCGCCTGATCCGCCTGTAGAGGTGGTCTAAAATCCAAACACGACAGAACAAAAATCATAGAAAGCCCAAACTCGCGCTGAGACTCATTCCGCATTGTCACCGTCCTGCTCAAAGAGGGACATTGACCTCCTCCCACGACTGAAGTCCTGTCTCTTACCCACATCTTTCGTCGAGAGTCGTGTACCTCAAATAGCGCGTAAGCCTTGCTACGGCTGATTCTACATCTGTCAGTCTGTTGACTGTACTTCCCAGTGCACCCGATTACAGTAAAATAGAGTCATATTACGGTAAACCCGTCTGATCACGCACGACTGAACATCAGTCAGTATGAACTATACCGCTACCGTATTGCGATCTGCTGAGTACCATCCGAATGGTGGCCTGTGACTTATGGGTAAGAGACAGCCCTGAAGGGGTGGGCTTTCGCCTCGCTACCGCTGTAATTCTGTTGCGATGATGATTTCGATGGCATTGTACGATCCAACCTCGCGCAGGTCCTTGTCGCCAGAGACGATGCGATCCGCGTCAGCGCGAGCAGGGTGGGAGTAGTTCACTAATTCCGAGATCATTTGCGATTGCTGCAACAGGGCCAGTGTTGTCGAACGAGACAGGATCAATCCCGTATTCGAGAAGTGAACTACCCCACCCTACTCGCTCACCGCTATCGCGGTTCGCTCCTTGAGGGTGGGGCTTCCTGTGTCAACGACGGCACTTGCAGGAATCACGTCTCTAGACGAGCTAGAGCGTGACCCCGCAGCGGTGCCAGTCTCAGCAGGCGTTGATTCGGCCAGTTCCTGACCTAATCCCGATTCATTTTCAACCACCCCCAGCTCAAGCAATCCAAGACGCTGCACTTCAAGAGCCGCATTCTGGTCACGGTCAGTCTTGAATCCACATGACGGACACGAATGGTCGCGCACCCACAACGGCTTCTCCGACTCCACACCACACTGCACACACCGCTTCGTCGTCCCCTCTGGTGGAACGAGAACCACGTGACAACCGTTCTTCTCGCCAAAGCGTTGGAATGTTTGCAATGTCTCATACCACGACATCGACGCAATATTCCGATGATTACCGTTCTGCTGCATCATACGACCGACGTTCAGGTCTTCAAGGAACACGGCATCGTAGCGTTGCGTATACGCGTTGGTGAGTGCCTCGCGGTACGCTTTACGCTTGTTCGATAATCGCTCGTACGCTCGCGCTAAGCGTTGGCGTGCCTTGTTCCAGTTGTTCGACTCGTGTTCTTTACGAGACACGACTTGATGACATTTGTTGATTCGTTCGCGGTCTTCCTTTTCGTCCAACGGTTTGAACGCTCGCCCGTCCGAGTCGTGGATGAACGTCGTGATACCGAGGTCGATGCCAACCGTGTCTTCAACGTCGATGTCTTCGACGGCGGGCTTCTCTGGAGAGTCAGCGTTGTGTTCGACGATGATGCTGATCGTCCAGTCACCTGTTTTCTGCTTTTTCAGGATGACTTGCTTGATGTCACCGTTGTTTGGGAGTGGTCGGTGAAAGTTCAAGTGGAACGTGCCGATTTTTGAGAGTTCGACCGTCGCGTGGTCAGTCCGGCCCGTGTTACTATCCACGTCAAAGCCAGACTGGTTATAGCAGATGCTGCGGAACTCTCGCGGGGCTTTCCACTTGAGTTCACCAACATCAAATCCACGCTCTTTCAGCTTGTCGAGTATAGTTTCCGAGTGCTTGATGCGCCGTACTGCCATTTGCAGGCACTTCGAATAGACGGTGCTCCACTCAGGCCACTCGTGCTTCCACTCGGGAAGTTTGTTCTGCATCGTGGTGTACGATGGCTTGTCGTAGTCAGGAGCGGGTTTGTACTCTTGTGTGAGTGCGTGGTTGTACACTTCTCGACAGGTTTGAATCGCTTGCCACGCACTCTCGGCAGTAGTGGTGTCCTCGGGCTCAGCAGCGTATTTGAACGCTTTCTCAACCACTGTTTGCTCGTTAATCCTGTCTAGAGTTGTATGTTTTGGTTGCAGCGAGCGTACGGCTGTATCCCCGCCCTACTGCGCTACTCGCTTCGCTGCGTTGCTCCTTGAGGACGGGGACTTAGCCTGCAAGAGTTAAATCAACAGCCAATTTTTTGTATTTGTGTACACAAACACAAACTATGGGGACAAAAACAATCGGAATAAGAGAAAAGGTGTATGAGCGTTTGAAAGCTCGAAAACGGGACGATGAAAGTTTCACAGACCTCATGGACCGTCTCTTAGACGAGTCGAAAGGCGATTGGCGAGAGGGGTTCGGAACACTCGGTGAAGACGATGCAGCAGAACTTGAAGAATTGGTTGAACAGTCCCGCGAGCGGTTGAACGAAGGGCTCGCAACCCGTCAACAGAACGCACTGGAAGAACTCTCCGATCTTGATGACGTGGAGAACGATAATGAAACTGCTTGACACAACGTTTCTCATTCACTATTGGGCTGGAAACCAAGACACAAAGGACTATCTCGAACAGCACAGTGAGTCAGAGTTCGCCACAACAACACTGAACATCAAAGAGATAGCTGTTGGACGAGAACTTCAAGGCAAACTCAACCGACAGGAAATACTGACTACGTTTGAGTGGCTGACTCTCATTCCATTGCGGGCCGACCATGCCTTTGTTGCTGCCGAATTGGAAGCAGAACTTCACCGGGAGAGCAGTGTCAACCAAGACAAAATCAATGCTCTCGCTGGGGACATCCTCATTGCTGGCGTTGCCAAAGAGATGGGTGCAACCATTGTCACAAAGAACACCAAAGACTTTGAGCGATTCGGCACGATCCCTGTAGATGGATATTAGTTCCACCTCTGTAACACTGTTAGGTTTCGTTTCGAAACCAAGTGGCAATTTGGCGACTGTACGAGTCATAGCGGATGCAGCGCGGAAACCCACCCCTTCAGGGCTGTCTCTTCCCCATAAATTACGTCGCTGTCGTGATCGATGAACTCGGCTGAAATACCGGCACCTACGGATTAACACCCTCA
This portion of the Salinarchaeum sp. IM2453 genome encodes:
- a CDS encoding CARDB domain-containing protein yields the protein MKHNRQLRVFFVTTVVFMFAAVGTAALAVPAIADELEDAEDSPEAELDNLKLDGTDLEANDVTIVQDADVNITVEVENVDDQAAEFDVQFWMGQDPDKITVYESKTTNKLEPGETEKVTFTEVTDGLAAADDYDVIVQAADDVIFAEDTLDVEGPQSEFSNLELDGTDLKAEDVTITEGDDKEITVEVENVGDQAGDIDLRLGIDQNASFTAPVGFKTTSELEPGETEKVTFTGVTDGLSAAGDYNVRVSDRPWTGSILAEDTLDVEGPQSELDNLELDGTDLEAKDVTITEGSDEEITINVTNAGEYTGDFDVHLHILGDRRRSLTATTSELEPGETEEVTFTEITEFLPVADDYDVEVFTSDDSVLAEDTLDVEPGLESELDNLELDGTDLEANDVTITIGDDEEITVNVTNAGDQANKSVVEFRIGQNISDGEVDWYRSMPTSELEPGETEEMAFDIRYGLFGVRVADDYDVEMSTGNDTILAEDTLDVDAGTVPAIDNLELGGTDLEANNVTITEGDNEEITVEVENVDDQVSEFDVFLSIAQDIHDEQAAVLEGKTTSELEPGETEKVTFTEVTDGLAVADDYGVAVLVQDGYADEAVAAEDTLDVKPGPESEFNNLELDGTDLEAEDVTITEGDNEEITVEVENVGDQADEFDIDLMIGQDISGGDIDVSEGKTTGELESGETAEMTFTEITDGLAAADDYDVKVSTEDDVVLAEDTLDVEADEDDGGNGGGSPSPSPSPSPSPDPESELANLDIAGEGDDATITEGDDEDVSIDIENVGGQGGMFTVDLFIDNGEEVAVSQDVDDIADGEEVTVTFENVTGDLDASDSPFDVTVEADDDALKGDLEVDASPELELTDLKLAGTDLEAEDVSITEENDSEITVDVENVGGQADDFDVELFIYGDDPADGPEIEQTETTDELAPGDTETVTFTEFADDLAVADSYDVAVSTEDDDILTEDTLDVEEEDGDDGIPGFGIAAAVIAVFIATVVLRYRN
- a CDS encoding RNA-guided endonuclease TnpB family protein translates to MVEKAFKYAAEPEDTTTAESAWQAIQTCREVYNHALTQEYKPAPDYDKPSYTTMQNKLPEWKHEWPEWSTVYSKCLQMAVRRIKHSETILDKLKERGFDVGELKWKAPREFRSICYNQSGFDVDSNTGRTDHATVELSKIGTFHLNFHRPLPNNGDIKQVILKKQKTGDWTISIIVEHNADSPEKPAVEDIDVEDTVGIDLGITTFIHDSDGRAFKPLDEKEDRERINKCHQVVSRKEHESNNWNKARQRLARAYERLSNKRKAYREALTNAYTQRYDAVFLEDLNVGRMMQQNGNHRNIASMSWYETLQTFQRFGEKNGCHVVLVPPEGTTKRCVQCGVESEKPLWVRDHSCPSCGFKTDRDQNAALEVQRLGLLELGVVENESGLGQELAESTPAETGTAAGSRSSSSRDVIPASAVVDTGSPTLKERTAIAVSE
- a CDS encoding antitoxin VapB family protein is translated as MGTKTIGIREKVYERLKARKRDDESFTDLMDRLLDESKGDWREGFGTLGEDDAAELEELVEQSRERLNEGLATRQQNALEELSDLDDVENDNETA
- a CDS encoding PIN domain-containing protein, which codes for MKLLDTTFLIHYWAGNQDTKDYLEQHSESEFATTTLNIKEIAVGRELQGKLNRQEILTTFEWLTLIPLRADHAFVAAELEAELHRESSVNQDKINALAGDILIAGVAKEMGATIVTKNTKDFERFGTIPVDGY